The following proteins come from a genomic window of Henningerozyma blattae CBS 6284 chromosome 4, complete genome:
- the REV3 gene encoding DNA-directed DNA polymerase (similar to Saccharomyces cerevisiae REV3 (YPL167C); ancestral locus Anc_8.694) has protein sequence MSLSQYSTLVEDQIHIQLNNYDWYMDRPSRLDVSHGDSLPMNKFDQIPIIRVFGKLLSGHQVLCHIHGVFPYFFVPYNGEISDSSVVMNQKCAQLHKVLERRSLNGKNDSNNLKNVANVSIVKAIRFYGYHKDWELFYKISFLNVSVMTQVCELFREGKIFKKSVDTFESHIPYLLQFSCDYNLFGCHWMSLEKCYFRDPVLNDILDINNLMWDDKIGNFLNKFCSEDMVLSRTEFPRMGNGLLEIDVVAQHIRNRDELELVKDGGISSTRGVKREVARLRELYGLGKFVAPKEPFRSKNVSESGEEKTGENVLREVRSMFGKRLDQIRKPINAIGELWRKDLPFQESAGNSLPFTVTDTPTSVNEIGKTNLQGNQQKDHQDLVLSESPDKLLTNNKRLASLNISNGSFDNTSAFKYKKLKIGYNDILNEIEQIYHKPKYKYDAPFYSNPFDKKKSLYTYGGRKFNVGIKHPLYRRTVKYQSNSVRMKENARPRYIVKWKYIRRPPSFAQVWKDTITLAKEDMERKNKINKEYNRSLCEEKTTTSSLINNNPPTHFSMECFATSSIGKLSDPQKDEVKFVIWQLDADSYPLSLGTCHEGILVVGHSTLERQLKYFDLGGLRVAAYDSENDLFDALMDLVLLFDPDILSGYEIQNGSWGYVMERCRAIYKYELADELSRIKASSNKYFKREGEINVVGRYVFNIWRHMRHEIRLTSYTVENVAYEVLGQRIPRYSQDTLNEMWFDKSIRQVATLLKYWVVRLKINVKLLIHFQLIPRITEQARLVGIDFRSVYHRGSQYKVESFLTRITKNENFLLFSPSRSQVRAQKALECIPLVMEPESSYYQSPVLVLDFQSLYPSIICGYNYCYSTMLDENNRLDVRSKNVSPNGVEFVNTTIRESILGRMLQELLACRVMVKSTRNELRTHGGEAINAAAQLDGQQQALKLLANVTYGYAAASFSGRMPCSLVADSVVETGREVLRSAIALIGESENVKRWGARVVYGDTDSLFVHLPGKTHSDGFRIAKEIVDSINACNRAPIQIKLEKVYQPSLLLGKKRYVGYAQEHLNGPITFDAKGIETVRRDGCHLQQRIVEQCLRILFDSNDLSKVKEYLREEFDRIRNGLVSLPEFFFAREVRLGHYRSNKTAPAGAHVAMRQAKNDKRSRPQYRERVKYVVVKGAHGTTLRDRSLTPLEYLDGNYELDYEYYVGKCLIPPLERLFNCLGISVKGWDLEFRRIVGNTNNIFFESALCVHCRVRSRKKDVDGVGWSQFCDECSQDRQKLCVDLLTQKRNLETKHACVNWKCRGCNFAYTGDILDAGAAERCISAECPIFFERVSAEQLELLNKGLAELNEW, from the coding sequence ATGAGTCTGAGCCAGTATTCTACATTAGTTGAAGATCAAATAcatattcaattaaataattatgattGGTATATGGATCGTCCCAGTAGACTTGATGTGAGTCATGGAGATAGTTTGCCtatgaataaatttgatCAAATTCCTATTATCAGAGTGTTTGGTAAACTACTAAGTGGTCATCAGGTATTATGCCATATCCATGGAGTCTTTCCCTATTTCTTTGTCCCTTATAATGGAGAAATAAGTGACTCCTCAGTAGTGATGAATCAAAAATGTGCACAGTTACATAAAGTATTAGAAAGACGAAGTCTTAATGGaaaaaatgattcaaacaatttgaaaaatgtgGCGAATGTATCAATAGTGAAGGCAATTCGCTTTTACGGGTATCATAAAGACTGGGAATTGTTTTACAAGATATCCTTTTTAAACGTTTCTGTGATGACTCAGGTATGTGAATTATTTCGTGAgggtaaaatatttaaaaaatcagtAGATACTTTTGAAAGTCATATCCCTTATCTATTACAATTCAGTTGTGATTATAATCTATTTGGATGTCATTGGATGTCATTAGAAAAATGTTATTTCCGTGATCCTGTTTTAAATGATATCttagatataaataatttaatgtGGGATGATAAAATCGGTAACTTTTTAAACAAGTTTTGTTCGGAAGATATGGTTCTATCCCGTACTGAGTTTCCTCGAATGGGTAATGGGTTATTAGAGATAGATGTGGTGGCCCAACATATCCGTAATAGGGATGAGCTGGAACTTGTTAAAGATGGCGGAATTAGTTCCACAAGAGGAGTAAAACGCGAAGTAGCACGATTAAGGGAACTGTACGGATTAGGTAAGTTTGTGGCGCCTAAAGAGCCATTTCGGAGCAAGAATGTGTCAGAAAGCGGGGAAGAAAAAACAGGCGAGAATGTTCTCAGAGAAGTTCGGAGTATGTTTGGTAAGCGGCTAGACCAGATCCGGAAACCGATAAATGCTATTGGGGAATTATGGCGTAAAGATTTACCATTTCAGGAATCAGCAGGTAATAGCTTGCCATTTACAGTAACAGATACGCCAACGTCTGTGAACGAAATTGGAAAAACGAATTTGCAAGGAAATCAGCAAAAGGATCATCAAGATCTAGTACTTTCGGAATCTCCTGACAAGCTGCTAACTAATAACAAAAGATTAGCATCTTTGAATATTTCCAATGGATCTTTTGATAATACAAGTgctttcaaatataaaaaattaaaaataggATACAATGATATTCTTAATGAGATTGAGCAAATATATCATAAGCCTAAATACAAGTATGATGCTCCGTTTTACTCCAACCCgtttgataaaaaaaaatcattgtATACTTATGGAGGTCGTAAATTTAATGTAGGGATCAAACATCCTTTATATAGGCGAACTGTCAAGTATCAATCCAATTCTGTTCGAATGAAAGAAAATGCAAGACCTAGATATATCGTTAAATGGAAATATATACGACGCCCACCTTCATTTGCTCAAGTTTGGAAAGATACAATAACCTTAGCTAAAGAAGATAtggaaagaaaaaataagataaataaagaatataatcGAAGTTTATGCgaagaaaaaacaacaacttCAAGCttaatcaataataatccaCCAACACATTTTAGTATGGAATGTTTTGCCACTTCTTCAATTGGTAAATTATCTGATCCGCAGAAAGATGAAGTAAAGTTTGTGATATGGCAATTAGATGCAGATAGTTATCCTCTATCACTTGGTACATGTCATGAAGGCATCTTAGTAGTAGGGCATTCAACATTAGAGAGgcaattgaaatatttcgATTTAGGTGGATTACGTGTTGCTGCTTATGACAGTGAgaatgatttatttgatgCGTTGATGGATTTggtgttattatttgatcCGGATATTCTTAGTGGGTATGAAATACAGAATGGATCATGGGGATATGTTATGGAACGTTGTAGAgcaatatataaatatgaattaGCGGATGAATTGTCGAGAATTAAGGCCAGTTCgaacaaatatttcaaaagagAAGGTGAAATCAATGTAGTGGGTAGATATGTGTTTAATATTTGGCGACATATGAGACATGAAATACGTCTTACAAGTTATACTGTGGAGAATGTAGCATATGAAGTACTAGGTCAGAGGATTCCCCGATATTCTCAAGATACGTTAAATGAGATGTGGTTTGATAAGAGTATTCGTCAAGTGGCTAcacttttaaaatattgggTTGTGCGACTGAAAATTAATgttaaattattgataCATTTTCAACTAATACCAAGAATCACAGAACAAGCAAGGCTTGTAGGAATTGATTTCCGTTCTGTGTATCATCGTGGGTCCCAATATAAAGTGGAATCATTCTTAACACGTATTactaaaaatgaaaattttttattattctcaCCTAGTCGTTCTCAAGTACGTGCACAAAAGGCATTGGAATGTATTCCCTTGGTGATGGAACCTGAATCAAGTTATTATCAAAGTCCGGTACTTGTATTAGATTTCCAATCATTATATCCTTCGATTATTTGTGGGtataattattgttattctACCATGttagatgaaaataatagacTAGACGTAAGGTCGAAAAACGTATCACCCAATGGAGTAGAATTTGTAAATACAACTATCCGGGAATCTATACTTGGTCGAATGttacaagaattattagcTTGTCGTGTAATGGTTAAGAGCACTCGTAATGAATTGCGTACGCATGGTGGTGAAGCAATCAATGCAGCTGCACAACTGGATGGTCAGCAACAAGCACTTAAACTCTTGGCCAATGTTACTTATGGGTATGCTGCAGCCTCCTTTTCAGGTAGAATGCCTTGTTCTTTGGTGGCTGATAGTGTAGTAGAGACAGGAAGAGAAGTATTACGATCTGCCATTGCCTTAATTGGAGAATCAGAAAATGTTAAACGTTGGGGGGCGCGTGTGGTTTATGGTGATAcagattcattatttgttcATTTACCTGGTAAAACTCATTCTGATGGGTTCCGAATTGCTAAAGAGATTGTTGATTCCATTAACGCATGTAATCGTGCACCAATacaaattaaattagaaaaagtGTATCAACCAAGTCTATTGTTAGGTAAGAAAAGATATGTTGGATATGCACAGGAACATTTAAATGGGCCCATTACTTTTGATGCCAAGGGAATTGAAACTGTACGTCGTGATGGATGTCATTTACAACAACGTATTGTGGAACAATGTTTGCGAATATTATTCGATTCAAATGATCTTTCTAAAGTGAAGGAGTATTTACGTGAAGAATTTGATAGGATAAGAAATGGGTTAGTATCACTTCCTGAGTTTTTCTTTGCACGTGAAGTGCGGTTGGGTCATTATCGTAGTAACAAGACAGCACCTGCTGGAGCACATGTAGCTATGAGGCAAGCTAAGAATGATAAACGTTCTAGACCACAATATCGAGAACGTGTTAAATATGTGGTAGTTAAGGGAGCTCATGGAACTACCTTAAGAGACCGTAGTTTAACGCCTTTGGAATATTTAGATGGTAATTATGAATTAGATTATGAATATTATGTGGGGAAATGCTTAATTCCACCTTTAGAGAGATTATTCAATTGCTTAGGTATTAGTGTAAAAGGATGGGATCTGGAATTCCGACGAATTGTGGGGAacacaaataatatattttttgaatctGCATTATGTGTACATTGTCGTGTACGATCACGCAAGAAGGATGTTGATGGTGTTGGATGGTCACAATTCTGTGATGAATGTTCACAGGATCGACAGAAATTATGTGTAGATTTGCTTACTCAGAAACGTAATTTGGAGACGAAACATGCATGTGTTAATTGGAAGTGTCGCGGTTGTAATTTTGCTTATACTGGTGATATATTAGATGCTGGAGCCGCGGAGAGGTGTATTTCGGCCGAGTGtcctatattttttgaacgGGTCTCGGCCGAACAGTTAGAATTGCTTAATAAAGGGTTAGCTGAGCTTAACGAATGGTAA
- the TBLA0D01360 gene encoding uncharacterized protein produces the protein MPTLNTIKSAQSFLGMVNYYRNFIPQCSLLSKPIIEFISKKCDWSKKQDQAVITLKQKLCSAPVLVPFIPGDEYRLSTDASTIALGGVLERLGQLVGVIGYFSKTTQAHYPVGEIELLSIIQNLQHFKYYLHGHHFILRTDHISLLAYRNKKEPSARISRWLDFLAEFDFTLEYIKGSLNHVADALSRPATKNEITTNEVSKVAIIEKIEDPTLVFPINSIERITPVDWYEDWIQDPWSAAVLVHLGLIQDVKINPIDKSLFDKYIKKLKLSKKAMARYKFDDQILYYDDRVCVPCSRRTELLNIYHDNILHGGHFGEVTTINKICPNYYWPSMTVDIRTYIKGCLQCQIMKKFRPKKDGQLEPLDIPQGRWLELSIDFVTGLPTTQSQNDMIMVVVDRFSKRAHFIATQISLGSVGTLDLFYRFIFAYHGFPRTIASDRDIRFTSSFYKEVTERLGIKLLLSSSNHPQTDGQTESVNKTLGRLLRSYCSQDQDNWGHFLPQVEFVYNSTFQRSIRASPFEVDLGYIPNEPLLDIGNELLARNLSAVDLSKTIKAISLRTTDFLKQSQEDMESHANETRTVNDYKLGEYVLLHRDAYFTGGRYLKIQPIFLGPFKIVKIGKITIELDLPSSFKKHRVINIKWIKEFVLDKDRYPKSLPRTSIERIQRAQEIIAVIGYDVESHEYYCKMKDVDPTLTCTYSLEEFNKLTSSKKSSLLNNFNTLVNTN, from the coding sequence ATGCCCACGCTAAACACAATTAAATCAGCTCAATCCTTTCTGGGAATGGTAAACTATTATAGGAATTTTATTCCCCAGTGCTCATTGTTGTCCAAAcctattattgaatttatttctaaaaaatgTGATTGGTCCAAGAAACAAGATCAAGCAGTTATTACtctaaaacaaaaattatgcTCAGCACCCGTACTAGTCCCATTTATTCCTGGTGACGAATACCGTCTTTCTACAGATGCTAGCACTATCGCTCTTGGTGGGGTACTAGAACGTTTGGGACAACTTGTTGGTGTAATTggttatttttcaaaaactaCTCAAGCACATTATCCGGTTGGAGAAATAGAGTTGTTGTCTATCATTCAAAACTTACAACACTTCAAATACTATCTACATGGACACCACTTCATCTTAAGAACTGATCATATATCCTTATTGGCATACAGAAATAAGAAAGAACCCTCTGCAAGAATTTCACGATGGTTAGACTTCTTAGCTGAGTTTGATTTCACCTTAGAATACATTAAAGGATCACTTAATCATGTCGCAGATGCCTTAAGTAGACCGGCTACGAAAAATGAGATTACCACTAACGAAGTTAGTAAAGTTgcaataattgaaaaaattgaagatcCAACTTTGGTATTTCCAATAAACAGTATAGAGAGAATCACCCCAGTTGATTGGTATGAAGATTGGATCCAAGACCCCTGGTCCGCTGCAGTTTTGGTACATTTAGGTTTGATTCAAGATGTCAAGATTAATCCCATTGATAAGTCGTTGTTTGATAAGTATATTAAGAAACTCAAGCTGTCCAAAAAAGCTATGGCTCGATACAAGTTTGATGaccaaatattatattatgatGATAGAGTCTGTGTACCCTGCTCCAGACGTACCGAACTACTAAACATTTATCACGATAACATATTGCATGGTGGTCATTTTGGTGAAGTTACTAcgattaataaaatatgcCCTAATTACTATTGGCCTTCAATGACGGTAGATATTCGTACTTATATCAAAGGATGTTTACAATGccaaattatgaaaaaatttagacCTAAGAAAGATGGACAACTGGAACCATTAGATATTCCACAAGGACGTTGGCTAGAATTGtcaattgattttgttACCGGACTTCCAACTACTCAATCTCAGAACGACATGATCATGGTTGTAGTTGATAGGTTTTCTAAAAGAGCCCATTTCATCGCCACTCAAATATCCTTAGGATCGGTCGGTACGTTAGACTTATTTTATCGGTTTATTTTTGCTTATCATGGTTTTCCAAGAACGATTGCTTCAGATAGAGATATTAGATTCACCAGCTCGTTTTACAAAGAAGTGACAGAAAGACTAGGcatcaaattattactatctTCCTCTAATCATCCACAAACAGATGGTCAGACGGAAAGCGTTAACAAAACCTTAGGTCGGTTACTAAGAAGTTACTGTTCACAAGATCAAGATAATTGGGGCCATTTTCTCCCTCAGGTTGAATTCGTTTACAATTCGACGTTCCAACGTTCTATTCGAGCTTCACCATTTGAAGTAGATTTAGGTTACATACCCAACGAACCATTACTAGACATTGGTAATGAACTGTTGGCGCGTAATCTATCCGCTGTTGACTTATCAAAAACCATCAAGGCGATTTCTCTAAGAACTACAGATTTCCTCAAGCAATCACAAGAGGATATGGAATCACATGCGAATGAAACTCGAACGGTCAATGATTACAAACTCGGTGAATATGTGTTACTGCACCGTGATGCATATTTTACTGGGGGAAGGTACTTAAAGATCCAACCCATATTTTTAGGACCATTTAAGATTGTAAAAATAGGAAAAATCACCATTGAACTTGATCTGCCATCCTCCTTTAAGAAACATAGGGTTATCAATATAAAATGGATAAAAGAGTTTGTATTAGACAAAGATAGGTACCCAAAAAGTCTACCAAGAACCTCGATTGAACGAATACAGCGTGCTCAGGAAATAATTGCAGTCATAGGTTACGATGTGGAAAGCCACGAATACTACTGCAAGATGAAAGATGTTGATCCCACTCTAACCTGTACATACTCGttagaagaatttaataagttAACAAGCTCAAAGAAATCATCGTTGTTAAACAATTTCAATACGCTTGTGAATACAAATTAA
- the RCF1 gene encoding respiratory supercomplex assembly factor RCF1 (similar to Saccharomyces cerevisiae YML030W; ancestral locus Anc_5.571), whose protein sequence is MSMPSSFETSSEEVDLHRLPFGAKVKYLCKQQPLVPIGCLLTTGAVVLAMKNVRMGRSRNAQVWLRWRVGLQALTLAALVGGGYYYAGVGASGRTQPDPQEQLKAMQKKTRRREQLWIEELERRDRETRARKERAERARQGPEGSGSGSGSGSGSESST, encoded by the coding sequence ATGTCGATGCCATCCAGTTTTGAAACGTCCAGCGAGGAAGTGGACCTGCACCGTTTACCGTTTGGGGCCAAAGTCAAGTACCTCTGCAAACAACAGCCATTAGTGCCTATCGGGTGTCTATTGACTACCGGAGCTGTTGTACTGGCCATGAAGAATGTTCGAATGGGCCGTTCACGCAACGCACAGGTGTGGTTACGTTGGCGTGTGGGGCTGCAGGCGTTAACGCTGGCCGCCTTGGTGGGCGGAGGCTACTACTACGCTGGAGTGGGCGCCTCTGGCCGCACACAGCCTGACCCACAAGAACAGCTCAAAGCCATGCAGAAAAAGACCCGTCGCAGAGAACAGCTGTGGATCGAGGAGCTGGAGAGACGTGACCGTGAGACACGTGCCCGTAAGGAGCGTGCGGAGCGTGCCAGGCAGGGGCCAGAGGGCTCTGGCTCTGGATCTGGCTCTGGCTCTGGCTCTGAGTCGAGCACGTGA